CCGCAGGCCGAATACCTGGGCTTGACCGTGCCCGATCCCGATCTCAAGTGGAATGCCGAGCGCGGCCACTACGACTTCGGCGAGATCGACTGGGACGAGTTCTACGCGGTCATCAAGGGCAATGGCCCCTGCAACCGCGAACGCCTGGCCGCCCGCGTCAAGGCGCATGAAGACGGCGCCTGGGTGCGCGACGCGCTGGTCGCCCACGCCGATAAACAGGCAACGCGCAAAGCCGCGTAGGGAGTGGGCCCACCCCCGAAGCGCTGCGCGCTTCCCCCTCAAGGGGGCGTCGCTGCGGACCGGCAAAGCCGGCTCCGCGCGACCCGGATGGGGCGATACCCCGGTTGCGGGTGAGAAGCCAGCAGCAGGAACAACTGATTTTCAGGCCTATTTTTTATCCATTGCAGACCAGGACGCGCATCGCGCGCCCGGCACCGAGGACATCCATCATGAGCAAAGACTGGCCCCTGTGGGAAGTGTTCATCCGCAGCCAGCACGGCCTGGCGCACAAGCATGTCGGCAGCCTGCACGCGCCCGACGCCGAAATGGCCATCAACCATGCGCGCGACGTCTACACGCGCCGCAACGAAGGCCTGAGCATCTGGGTCGTGCGCGCGTCGGACATCTCGGCCAGCAGCCCCGGCGACAAGGATCCGCTGTTCGAGCCGGCCAACAGCAAGGTCTACCGGCATCCCACGTTCTTCCCGATGCCCGAAGAAATCAAGCACATGTAAGGCGGGAGGGGGAGACATGGACAAGCATTTCTTTGAATTCCTGCTGCGCATGGGCGACACCACGCTCATCCTGTCGCAGCGCCTGGGCGAATGGACCGGCCACGGCCCCATCCTCGAAGAGGACCTGGCGCTGACCAACACCGCGCTGGACCTGCTGGGTCAGGCCCGCATGTGGCTGACCCTGGCCGGCGAGGTCGAGGGCGCGGGCCGTGACGAAGACGCGCTGGCCTATCTGCGCGACGCGCACCAGTTCCACAACGCGCTGCTGGTCGAGCGCGCCAACGGCAACTACGCCGACACCATGGCGCGCCAGTTCCTGTTTGACGTCTGGCACTACTTCCTGCTGCAGAAGCTTGAGCGGTCCGCCGACGAACGCGTCGCGGCGATCGCTGCCAAGGCGCTCAAGGAAGTCACCTATCACGTGCGCCGTTCGTCGGACATGGTGGTGCGCCTGGGCGACGGCACGGCCGAAAGCCACGCCAAGATGCAGGCCGCCATCGACGATGCCTGGCGCTTCACGGGCGAGCTGTTCTTTGACGACGCCGTGGACCAGGACCTGGCCGCGCGCGGCATCGGCTGTCTGTTGTCCGAGTTGCGCGAGCCCTGGGCCCGCCACGTGGCCGAGGTGCTGGGCGAGGCCACGCTGTCCGTGCCGGACGCCGCAGCCGCGAGCCATCCCGCCCATCGCGGCGGCCGCCAGGGCCGGCATAGCGAGGAACTGGGCTACGTGCTGGCCGAGATGCAATTCCTGCCGCGCGCCTATCCGGGAGCTAAGTGGTGAACGCCATGGCGCCCGTGTCCGCCGGCCAGGTCTTCGACTGGCTGCAGGAAGTGCCGGATCCGGAGATCCCCGTGCTTTCCGTGGTGGACCTGGGCGTGGTGCGCGACGTGCGCTGGGACGGCGAGACCTGCGTGGTCGTGATCACGCCCACCTATTCGGGCTGTCCGGCCATGCGCGAGATCACGCAGGACATCGCGGCCACGCTGGCGCGGCACGGCGTCGACGACGCGCGCGTCGAGACCCGCCTGGCGCCGGCCTGGACCACCGACTGGATGAGCGAGAAGGGCCGCGCCGCGCTCAAGGGCTACGGCATCGCCGCGCCCGCCGAGCGCGCCGTCGACATCTCCGGCATCAGCCGCCGCCGCGCCGCGCCCGCCATCGAGTGCCCGCGCTGCGGCTCGCGCGACACGCGCCTGGTCAGCGATTTCGGCTCCACGTCGTGCAAGGCGCTGTACCGCTGCGTCGCCTGCCGCGAGCCTTTCGATTATTTCAAGACCCACTGAGTGGTTGAGACAATGAGCCAGAACCAATTCCATTCCCTGAAGGTCGCCTCGGTCGCGCGCAACACGCGCGACGCCGTGGTGGTGACGTTCGACCTGCCCGAGACGCTGGCCGACGAGTTCGCCTTCCTGCCGGGCCAGTATCTGACCCTGCGCACCCAGCTCAACGGCGAAGAGCTGCGCCGCTCGTATTCGATCTGTTCGGCCCCCAGCGACAAGCGCCTGCGCGTGGCGATCAAGCGGGTGGACGAGGGCGCGTTCTCCAGCTGGGCCAACCATGAGCTGCAACCCGGCCAGACCCTGGAAGTGATGGCGCCGGCGGGCAATTTCACCGTCGATTTCTCGCCCGAGCAGGAACGCCACTACGTGGCTTTCGCCGTCGGCAGCGGCATCACCCCGGTGTTCTCGCTGGTCAAGACCGCGCTGTCGACCGAGCCCAAGAGCAAGTTCACGCTGTTCTTCGGCAACCGCGCCTCGTCGGCCGTGCTGTTCCGCGAGGAAATCGAAGACCTGAAGAACCTGTACATGGACCGCTTCTCGCTGGTCTATGTCATGAGCCGCGAAACCCAGGACATCGAACTGTTCAACGGCCGTCTGGACGGCGACAAGGTTGACCAGCTGATGTCGGCCTGGATGAGCCCGGCCGATATCGATTACGCTTTTGTCTGTGGTCCGCAGACCATGACCGAAAGCGTGGTCGAGCGCCTGCAGGCCCGTGGCATTCCGAAGTCGAACATCAAGTTCGAGCTGTTCGGCGCGCCCAAGGGCCCGCGCGCCCTGCGCACCGGCCAGGAAGCCCGACAGGCTCCCGGCAAGGGGCAGTGCGAAGTCACCGTGGTGCAGGACGGCCACAGCAGGATGTTCGTCATCGACAAGAACAAGGACAGCGTGCTGGATTCGGCGCTGGCGCAAGGGATAGAACTGCCGTACTCGTGCAAGGGCGGGGTGTGTTCCACCTGCCGCTGCAAGGTCGTCGAGGGCGAAGTGGACATGGACGCCAACTTCGCGCTGGAAGACTACGAGGTCGCGCGCGGCTTCATCCTCAGCTGCCAGAGCTTTCCGGTCAGCGACCGCCTGGTCATCGACTTCGACCAGGAAACCTGAGCCGGCGTCCGCCAGGCCGACATCATTCATTTTGGAGAGACACAGTGTCAGAGCAATTCTTCGAGCGTCACCAGGCCCTGCTGGAACAGGCCATGGCCGCCGCCGCGCTGCGCGGCTACTGGAGCCCGTTTGCCGAGTCGCCCAGCCCGCGCCACTACGGCGAGACCGCCAATGACGACGGCCGCGCCGCCTTCGAGGCGCTGCGCGGCAAGCCCTTCCCGCTGGACCTGCCGGGCGCCGAAGGCAGCGTGGGCGGCGAGGCATCTCCCTACGGCTTCGAACTGGGCATCACCTATCCGCGCGTGCCCGCCGCCAAGCTGGTGGCCGCGTCGTCCAAGGCGCTGGAGAAATGGCGCCGCGCCGGCCCGCGCGCCTGGGTCGGTGTGTCGATGGAAATCCTGTCGCGCCTGAACAAGCTGAGCTTCGAGATTGCCTACGCGGTGCAGCACACCACCGGCCAGGGCTTCATGATGGCCTTCCAGGCCGGCGGTCCGCACGCACAGGACCGCGGCTTCGAGGCCGTGACCTACGCGTGGCAGGAAATGTCGCGCATTCCCGGCATCTCGGTCTGGGAAAAGCCGCAGGGCAAGAACGATCCCATCCGCATGGAAAAGCACTTCACCGTGGTGCCGCGCGGCGTGGCGCTGGTGATCGGCTGCTCCACCTTCCCGACCTGGAACGGCTATCCCGGCCTGTTCGCCAGCCTGGCCACGGGCAACACCGTCATCGTCAAGCCGCATCCGGGCGCGATCCTGCCGCTGGCCATCACCGTGAAGGTGGCGCGCGAAGTGCTGGCCGAAGCGGGCTTCGACCCCAACGTGGTGCTGCTGGCCGCGCATGCCTCCGGCGATGACACCGCGCAGCAGCTGGCGCTGGATCCCGCCGTCAAGATCGTCGACTTCACCGGCAGCAGCGCCAATGGCAACTGGCTGGAAGACAACGCCCGCCAGGCCCTGGTCTACACCGAGAAGGCCGGCGTCAACCAGGTCATCATCGATTCGGCCAGCGACCTGAAGGGCGTGGCGCGCAACCTGGCGTTCTCGCTGGCCCTGTACTCGGGCCAGATGTGCACGGCGCCGCAGAACATCTACGTGCCGCGCGACGGCATCCAGACGCCGGAAGGCCGTGTCAGCTTCGACGAGGTCGCGGGCGCCCTGGCCGCCGCGCTGGAAAAGACCACCGCCGACGCCGCCCGCGCGGTCGAGCTGACCGGCGCGATCCAGAACGAAGGCGTGGTCGAGCGCATCGAGAAGGCCCGTGCGCTGGGCCTGCCGGTGCTGGCCGACAGCAAGCCGCTGGTCCACCCGCAATTCGAGAATGCCCGCGTGCGCACGCCGCTGCTGCTGTCCGCCCAGGCCGGCAATCCGGCCATCGGTCAGGAGTGGTTCGGTCCCATCGCTTTCGTGGTGGCCACCGATTCCACCGAACACAGCATCCAGCTGGCGCGCGACAGCGTGATCCGTCACGGCGCCTTGTCGCTGTCGGCCTACACCACCGACGACGCCGTCGCCGAGCGCATCCAGGACGCGGCCGAAGTGTCGGGCGTGTCGCTGTCGCTGAATCTGACGGGCGCGGTGTTCGTCAACCAGACCGCGGCCTTCAGCGATTTCCACGGCACCGGCGCCAACCCCGCCGCCAACGCCGCGCTGTCGGACTCGGCCTTCGTCGCCAATCGCTTCCGCGTGGTCCAGACTAGAAAACACGTGTGACCCCCCCGAAGCGCTGCGCGCTTCCCCCCAGGGGGCGCCGCTACGGACCGGCAGAGCCGGATCCGTGCGGCCCCGATTGTGTGAGACCTCGCTGCGATGGCGCCCGGCGCTATGGATGACTGACATGAGCTATCAAGATATTCAATTCGATCTGTCTGGCGGCATTGCGCGCCTGACGCTGAATCGCCCGGACAAGCTGAACAGCTTCACCGCCAACATGCACGGCGAAGTGGCCGATGCGATGACGCGGGTGGAGAACGAAGGCGCGCGCGTGCTGGTGCTGACCGGCGCCGGCCGCGGCTTCTGTGCCGGGCAGGACCTGAGCGAGCGCCGGCCCGCGGCCGATGGCACGCCGCCGGATCTGGGCGAGACCGTCGACAAGTACTACGGTCCGCTGGTTCGCCGCATCAACGCGCTGCCCATGCCCGTGGTGGTGGGGGTGAATGGCGTGGCGGCGGGGGCGGGCGCCAATTTGGCGTTTGCTGGCGATATCGTCATCGCCAAGGAATCGGCCAGCTTCATCCAGTCCTTCTGCAAGCTTGGCCTGATTCCCGACACCGGCGGCACCTTCGTGTTGCCGCGCCTGGTCGGCCGCGCGCGCGCGGCCGGCCTGGCGTTGCTGGGCGACAAGCTCAGCGCGAAGCAGGCGCAGGACTGGGGCCTGATCTGGCAATGCGTGGCCGATGCCGAGTTCGACGCCACGCTGGAGCGGCTGGCGCAGCATTTTGCCAAGGCGCCGACCAAGGGCCTGGCGTTCACCAAGCGCGCCCTACAGGCCAGCCTGGCCAACGACCTGGCGACGCAGCTGGACCTGGAGCGCGACATGATGCGTGAGCTGGGCCGCAGCGCCGATTACGCCGAGGGCGTGGCCGCGTTCCTGGACAAGCGCGAACCGCAGTTCAAGGGGCAATGATGAGCACGCACGTTCCCCAGCTTGATGTGCCGTCCGATCCCCAGGAACTGGCGCAGGCCGTCGGCGCCGTGATGTACGCCGGCGACGCGGCCTCGCAGGGCCTGGAGATGAAGGTCGAGGAAATGGCGCCCGGCTACGCGCGCCTGACCATGCGCGTGCGGTCCGACATGCTCAACGGCCACAAGACCTGCCATGGCGGCTTCATCTTCGCCCTGGCCGACAGCGCATTCGCGTTTTCCTGCAATTCGCGCAACGTCAGCACGGTGGCGTCGGGCTGCACCATCGATTTCCTGGCGCCCGGTTTCGAGGGCGACCTGCTGACGGCGGTGGCCCAGGAACGCTCGCTGGCCGGTCGCACCGGCGTCTACGACGTGACCGTCACCAACCAGGACGGCCGCAACGTGGCCATTTTCCGTGGCCGGTCCTATCGGATCAAAGGCCAGATCGTCGGAGTGCCTGCCGACGCCTGAGCGAGATTTCCTTTAACCGATCACCGATCAGATCATCGATCACGAGACGCCGGCGGGGCCGGAAGCGGGCGCGCATGGCGCCCGCGGTGCCGTCCGCAGCCGCCAAGAGAGCATTCCAGGAGAGAGATACCATGTCCAACACCATGAGCAAGCCGGGGCTGGACCCCATCGAGCATGCCAGCATCGACGAACTGCGCGCCTTGCAGCTCGAGCGCCTGAAGTGGACGCTCAAGCACGCCTACGACAACGTGCCGCACTACAAGAAGGCCTTCGACGAGGCCGGCGTGCATCCGGACGACCTGAAGCAGCTGTCCGATATTTCCAAGTTTCCCTTCACCACGAAGAAGGAACTGCGCGAGAACTATCCGTTCGGCATGTTCGCCGTGCCGCGCGAGCGTATCTCGCGCATCCACGCATCCAGCGGCACCACTGGCAAGCCGACCGTGGTGGGCTACACCAAGGGCGACCTGGATAACTGGGCCAATCTGGTGGCGCGCTCGATCCGCGCCGCCGGCGGCAAGCCGGGCGACACCGTGCACGTGGCCTATGGCTACGGCCTGTTCACGGGCGGGCTGGGCGCGCACTACGGCGCCGAGCGCCTGGGCTGCACCGTCATTCCCATGTCCGGCGGACAGACCGAAAAGCAGGTCCAGCTGATCAATGATTTCCGTCCGGACATCATCATGGTCACGCCGTCCTACTTCTGCAATATTCTGGAGGAGCAGCGTCGCCAGGGGATTGATCCGCGTCAAAGTTCGCTGCGCATCGGCATCTTCGGCGCCGAGCCCTGGACCGGCCAGATGCGCGCCGACATCGAGGCCGAGGCCGGCATCGACGCGGTGGACATCTACGGCCTGTCGGAAGTGATGGGGCCGGGCGTGGCCAGCGAATGCGTCGAGACCAAGGACGGTCCGGTCGTCTGGGAAGACCACTTCTACGCCGAGATCATCAACCCCGACACCGGCGAGCCCGTGGCCGACGGCGAACCGGGCGAACTGGTGTTCACCTCGCTGACCAAGGAAGCCATGCCCATCGTGCGCTACCGCACGCGCGACCTGACCCGCCTGTTGCCGCCCACCGCGCGCAGCATGCGTCGCATCGGCAAGATCACCGGCCGCAGCGACGACATGCTGATCGTGCGCGGCGTGAACATGTTCCCGACGCAGGTCGAGGAACTGGTGCTGAAGATCGCCCAGCTGGCGCCGCACTACCAGCTGGTGCTGTCGCGTACCGGCAATATGGACGAGCTGGAAATCCTGACCGAGGTGCGCGCCGAGTTCTCGACGCTGTCCGACGCGGACCGCGCGGCGCTGGGCAAGCAGCTGCAGCACGCGGTCAAGACGCACATCGGCGTCAGCGCGCGCATCCAGGTGTCGGACGCGGGCCATGTCGAGCGCACGTTGACCGGCAAGGCGCGCCGCGTGATCGACAAGCGTCCGAAGTAGGGCGCATCAGGCCTGGCGTGTATCCGGGTCGGTCCGGCCGGCGCCTTCTGGTTGGGCAAGGAAAAGAGCAGCCCCTGGGCTGCTCTTTTTTTCGGACGGGAGGATGCGCGTATCAGGCGCGGCCGGCCTCAAGGGCGGCCTGGCGCACGATGCGGCGATACCAGTAATGCAGCAGCGCGGCCGACAGCGCCAGTCCGGCCATCGCCATCAGCCACATCGTGCCGGCGCCCTGGGGCGATCCGGGCGCGAGGGTCAGGCGCAGCCAGTCCAGTCCGCCCTTGCCGGGGCCGAAGCCGAACCACCAGCCGCCCACCAGGCCGACGCCGGCCAGCGCCACGGTCTGCAGCAGCAGCGGCACCACGGCGATCTTGTAGGCGCGCAGCAGGTAGGAGTTGATGCACTGCATGGAATCGAACAGGTGGAACAGCGGCAGCACGGCCAGCAGCGTGGCGGCCACCGCGGCCACTTCGGCCTTGTCGGTGTAGGCGGCCAGGATCAGCGGGCGGCCGATGAGCAGCACCGCGGCGGTGAGCAGCGCGCCCATCAGGCCGAGCGTGAGACCGGCCATGCCGATGCGATGCGCCTGGTCCAGCTTGCCGGCGCCGATGGCCTGTGCCGTCAGCGCCGCCGTGGCCACGCCCAGCGCCATCGGCATCATGTAGCACAGCGCGGCCAGGTTGGACATGATCTGGTGTCCGCCGGTCACCAGCGTGCCTTCGCGGGCCACCAGTAGCGCCATGAAGGTGAAGGCCGAGACCTCCACCAGATAGGAGCCGCCCATCGGGATGCCCAGCCGCAGCAGTTCCTTCAGCGACTTCCAGTCCGGCTTGCCCACGCGCAGCTGGAAGCGGCGGTAGTAGCGGTCGTGCGTGATGACCCACAGGCCCAGGCCGAGGCTGATCCAGGAAACCACGGCGGTGGCCATGCCGGCGCCGGTCGCGCCCAGGGCAGGCAGGCCCAGCTTGCCGTAGATGAATACCCAATTGAGCAGGGCCTTGACGCCGATGGCGGCCAGGTTGATCGCCATCACCAGCTTGGGGCGCGACACCGCGGTGCCCAGCGCGTAGATGGTGCGGAACACCAGCGCCGCGGGCATCGCCAGCACCAGGGCGCGCAGATAGGAGGCGATGCGCTCGCGCACGTCGGGCGCGACGTCGCCCGACATGGACAGCCAGACGTCGGGGAACAGCATCAGGATCGCGCCCACGACGGACAGGCCCAGCGCCAGCCAGACGCCCTGGCCCCAGCTGCGGCCGACCTCGGCGTTGTTGCCGGCGCCGAAGTGCTGGGCCAGGATGGGAATCAGCGCGTGCACCACACCCATCAGGCCGACGAAGATGGTGATGTAGATCGAGGCCGACAGCGCCATCGCCGCCAGGTCGGTGGGGCTGGCGTGGCCGGTCATGGCGGTGTCCAGCACGCCGAACGAGATGCCGGCCCATTGGCTGACCAGCACGGGCCAGGCCTGCCGGGCGATGCCACGCAGCGTGGCGCCAAAGCCCGGGGGCCCCTGATGAGCGGGCGTCATCGGTTGGGCGTGACGCGCAGCAGGCGGAACACTTCGTGGCGGTCGGCGCGGCGGCCGCCTTGCCACAGCACCTCGGCGCCGTCGCTGTAGGCCGCGGTGTTGTCGCGCAGGCTCTGGTTGGTGGTTTGCTGCAGCACCACCGTGCACTTGGAATCGAACGTGAACGTCAGATTGTTGAAGATCAGGAACGAGGCGCGCTGGCCGCTGCCCAGGCTCAGTCCGCGCACGCATTCGCCGGGACGCAGGTTCTGCTCCAGCGCCTGGGCCAGCTGGCCGGACATGATGCGGTAGCTGCGCGCGTAGTCGACGGCGGGCTGCCACAGGAGCACCAGCAGGATCCAGGTGGCGGTCAGGCCGCCGGCGGACAGCACCGTGCCGCGCCACAGCGCCTGTGGCTTGACGCGCAGGCGCCAGACCACCAGCGCCACCCAGCCGATCGTGACCAGCAGCGCCAACCCGAAGGCGACCCACGAAATCGACGGCTCATAGCCGGTGGTGTGGCGGCCGATGTTGCGCGACATCTGGGCGGGCCATTGGAAGTTCACCGCGACCCAGCCCAGCCAGGCCGTGGCCACCGTCAGTGAAAAGCACATGACGGCGAACCAGTCCAGCGTGTTCACCACGCCGCGTCGCAGGGTCGGCAGCGAGAACGCGGCCAGCACGGCGCAAGGCACGGCCAGCAGCGCGTATTCCGAATCGGACGGCTCGGCCAGTCCGAACAGCAGCAGGGCCGAGCTGATCAACAGCATCAGCGGCACCCAGATATGCGGCGCGTAGATCCACGCGCGCCAGCGCCAGACAGCCAGCAGGGCGAGCGGCCAGGCGGGCCACAGATACCAGGGCAGGTCGCGCAGCGTGCGGCCCATGTCGGGCAGGTCGGGGCCGGCGAAGGAGGACAGGTTCCAGATCTTCCAGTTGCGGATCCAGTATTCGCTGCCCTGCGTGGCGGGGATCCACCACGCCAGGATCAGCGCCGCGGTCAACAGGACGATCCAGGGCAGCCAGCGCTTGCGGCGCCACAATTGGCTGCGCGGATAGAAGGTCAGCAGCGCGCCAGCCATGATCGGAATGGCGCCGATCCAGCCGCGCGTGAGGAAGCTGGCCGCCAGCGCGATGGCCAGAGTGGTCGCGCCGGTCAGCGGGCGGTCGATGCTGCGCGCCAGTGAATAGAACGCCAGCGCCTGGCAGGCCATGATGGCGGGGATGACGGTGGTTTCGTGCGTGCGCTGCAGGATGCCGACGGTGGCCAGCAGCAGCAGCAGGGCGGCGTCGGCGAGCATGCGGCCGTAGTCGCGCGGCGGCGGTTCGCCGCCAAAGGGCAGGGCCAGCGGCTGCGCCTCCGAACGGCGGCCCAGCAGATAGGTGCCGTACCAGACGCTGGACGCGGTGATGCCGAACCAGAGCAGGTTGGGCAGGCGGCCTGCGGTGATGTCACCGATGAACGGACCGAAGATCCAAATCGAGATCGCGCCGACCCAGGTGATCAGCGGGCCTTCCTCGGCGTGGGCCAGATGCCCGACCTGCGGCAGCAGCCAGGTGATGCCGCCTTCGCGTATGGCGGTGATCATGGTGGCCAGGCCAACCGCGTCGTCCGTTTTCCAGGGGTCGCGCATGAACAGGC
The Achromobacter sp. AONIH1 DNA segment above includes these coding regions:
- the paaB gene encoding 1,2-phenylacetyl-CoA epoxidase subunit PaaB codes for the protein MSKDWPLWEVFIRSQHGLAHKHVGSLHAPDAEMAINHARDVYTRRNEGLSIWVVRASDISASSPGDKDPLFEPANSKVYRHPTFFPMPEEIKHM
- the paaC gene encoding 1,2-phenylacetyl-CoA epoxidase subunit PaaC; protein product: MDKHFFEFLLRMGDTTLILSQRLGEWTGHGPILEEDLALTNTALDLLGQARMWLTLAGEVEGAGRDEDALAYLRDAHQFHNALLVERANGNYADTMARQFLFDVWHYFLLQKLERSADERVAAIAAKALKEVTYHVRRSSDMVVRLGDGTAESHAKMQAAIDDAWRFTGELFFDDAVDQDLAARGIGCLLSELREPWARHVAEVLGEATLSVPDAAAASHPAHRGGRQGRHSEELGYVLAEMQFLPRAYPGAKW
- the paaD gene encoding 1,2-phenylacetyl-CoA epoxidase subunit PaaD, whose translation is MNAMAPVSAGQVFDWLQEVPDPEIPVLSVVDLGVVRDVRWDGETCVVVITPTYSGCPAMREITQDIAATLARHGVDDARVETRLAPAWTTDWMSEKGRAALKGYGIAAPAERAVDISGISRRRAAPAIECPRCGSRDTRLVSDFGSTSCKALYRCVACREPFDYFKTH
- the paaE gene encoding 1,2-phenylacetyl-CoA epoxidase subunit PaaE, which codes for MSQNQFHSLKVASVARNTRDAVVVTFDLPETLADEFAFLPGQYLTLRTQLNGEELRRSYSICSAPSDKRLRVAIKRVDEGAFSSWANHELQPGQTLEVMAPAGNFTVDFSPEQERHYVAFAVGSGITPVFSLVKTALSTEPKSKFTLFFGNRASSAVLFREEIEDLKNLYMDRFSLVYVMSRETQDIELFNGRLDGDKVDQLMSAWMSPADIDYAFVCGPQTMTESVVERLQARGIPKSNIKFELFGAPKGPRALRTGQEARQAPGKGQCEVTVVQDGHSRMFVIDKNKDSVLDSALAQGIELPYSCKGGVCSTCRCKVVEGEVDMDANFALEDYEVARGFILSCQSFPVSDRLVIDFDQET
- the paaN gene encoding phenylacetic acid degradation protein PaaN; this translates as MSEQFFERHQALLEQAMAAAALRGYWSPFAESPSPRHYGETANDDGRAAFEALRGKPFPLDLPGAEGSVGGEASPYGFELGITYPRVPAAKLVAASSKALEKWRRAGPRAWVGVSMEILSRLNKLSFEIAYAVQHTTGQGFMMAFQAGGPHAQDRGFEAVTYAWQEMSRIPGISVWEKPQGKNDPIRMEKHFTVVPRGVALVIGCSTFPTWNGYPGLFASLATGNTVIVKPHPGAILPLAITVKVAREVLAEAGFDPNVVLLAAHASGDDTAQQLALDPAVKIVDFTGSSANGNWLEDNARQALVYTEKAGVNQVIIDSASDLKGVARNLAFSLALYSGQMCTAPQNIYVPRDGIQTPEGRVSFDEVAGALAAALEKTTADAARAVELTGAIQNEGVVERIEKARALGLPVLADSKPLVHPQFENARVRTPLLLSAQAGNPAIGQEWFGPIAFVVATDSTEHSIQLARDSVIRHGALSLSAYTTDDAVAERIQDAAEVSGVSLSLNLTGAVFVNQTAAFSDFHGTGANPAANAALSDSAFVANRFRVVQTRKHV
- the paaG gene encoding 2-(1,2-epoxy-1,2-dihydrophenyl)acetyl-CoA isomerase PaaG, with amino-acid sequence MSYQDIQFDLSGGIARLTLNRPDKLNSFTANMHGEVADAMTRVENEGARVLVLTGAGRGFCAGQDLSERRPAADGTPPDLGETVDKYYGPLVRRINALPMPVVVGVNGVAAGAGANLAFAGDIVIAKESASFIQSFCKLGLIPDTGGTFVLPRLVGRARAAGLALLGDKLSAKQAQDWGLIWQCVADAEFDATLERLAQHFAKAPTKGLAFTKRALQASLANDLATQLDLERDMMRELGRSADYAEGVAAFLDKREPQFKGQ
- the paaI gene encoding hydroxyphenylacetyl-CoA thioesterase PaaI: MSTHVPQLDVPSDPQELAQAVGAVMYAGDAASQGLEMKVEEMAPGYARLTMRVRSDMLNGHKTCHGGFIFALADSAFAFSCNSRNVSTVASGCTIDFLAPGFEGDLLTAVAQERSLAGRTGVYDVTVTNQDGRNVAIFRGRSYRIKGQIVGVPADA
- the paaK gene encoding phenylacetate--CoA ligase PaaK; translation: MSNTMSKPGLDPIEHASIDELRALQLERLKWTLKHAYDNVPHYKKAFDEAGVHPDDLKQLSDISKFPFTTKKELRENYPFGMFAVPRERISRIHASSGTTGKPTVVGYTKGDLDNWANLVARSIRAAGGKPGDTVHVAYGYGLFTGGLGAHYGAERLGCTVIPMSGGQTEKQVQLINDFRPDIIMVTPSYFCNILEEQRRQGIDPRQSSLRIGIFGAEPWTGQMRADIEAEAGIDAVDIYGLSEVMGPGVASECVETKDGPVVWEDHFYAEIINPDTGEPVADGEPGELVFTSLTKEAMPIVRYRTRDLTRLLPPTARSMRRIGKITGRSDDMLIVRGVNMFPTQVEELVLKIAQLAPHYQLVLSRTGNMDELEILTEVRAEFSTLSDADRAALGKQLQHAVKTHIGVSARIQVSDAGHVERTLTGKARRVIDKRPK
- a CDS encoding MATE family efflux transporter; this translates as MTPAHQGPPGFGATLRGIARQAWPVLVSQWAGISFGVLDTAMTGHASPTDLAAMALSASIYITIFVGLMGVVHALIPILAQHFGAGNNAEVGRSWGQGVWLALGLSVVGAILMLFPDVWLSMSGDVAPDVRERIASYLRALVLAMPAALVFRTIYALGTAVSRPKLVMAINLAAIGVKALLNWVFIYGKLGLPALGATGAGMATAVVSWISLGLGLWVITHDRYYRRFQLRVGKPDWKSLKELLRLGIPMGGSYLVEVSAFTFMALLVAREGTLVTGGHQIMSNLAALCYMMPMALGVATAALTAQAIGAGKLDQAHRIGMAGLTLGLMGALLTAAVLLIGRPLILAAYTDKAEVAAVAATLLAVLPLFHLFDSMQCINSYLLRAYKIAVVPLLLQTVALAGVGLVGGWWFGFGPGKGGLDWLRLTLAPGSPQGAGTMWLMAMAGLALSAALLHYWYRRIVRQAALEAGRA
- a CDS encoding glycosyltransferase family 39 protein encodes the protein MSPLSISTPARLTSVATAKLPRLVLLGLALAYIVAGLFMRDPWKTDDAVGLATMITAIREGGITWLLPQVGHLAHAEEGPLITWVGAISIWIFGPFIGDITAGRLPNLLWFGITASSVWYGTYLLGRRSEAQPLALPFGGEPPPRDYGRMLADAALLLLLATVGILQRTHETTVIPAIMACQALAFYSLARSIDRPLTGATTLAIALAASFLTRGWIGAIPIMAGALLTFYPRSQLWRRKRWLPWIVLLTAALILAWWIPATQGSEYWIRNWKIWNLSSFAGPDLPDMGRTLRDLPWYLWPAWPLALLAVWRWRAWIYAPHIWVPLMLLISSALLLFGLAEPSDSEYALLAVPCAVLAAFSLPTLRRGVVNTLDWFAVMCFSLTVATAWLGWVAVNFQWPAQMSRNIGRHTTGYEPSISWVAFGLALLVTIGWVALVVWRLRVKPQALWRGTVLSAGGLTATWILLVLLWQPAVDYARSYRIMSGQLAQALEQNLRPGECVRGLSLGSGQRASFLIFNNLTFTFDSKCTVVLQQTTNQSLRDNTAAYSDGAEVLWQGGRRADRHEVFRLLRVTPNR